One genomic window of Nicotiana sylvestris chromosome 10, ASM39365v2, whole genome shotgun sequence includes the following:
- the LOC104223842 gene encoding uncharacterized protein: protein MNPSTVEEFEKKVVITERMSMEEEADNCPENDSFKIVELLRRFLAVQQRRAQAYARLKRGFEDFMVSGVESTYQKLCSEITVEFGDCSKQVLEMESQFLTPHCFREDLAHLLRSVQNQEKIKLQLTATIQVLKKAGRPSERLVSHENCRYSKPTVHECVHIQKITEASGTEEAEADAEFDNALKDAIQGVQGAVTTINEHLEEVRYEIAALEE, encoded by the exons ATGAACCCGAGCACGGTGGAAGAATTTGAGAAGAAGGTAGTTATTACGGAGAGGATGAGCATGGAGGAGGAAGCAGACAATTGTCCAGAGAACGATTCTTTCAAAATCGTCGAATTGCTTCGAAGATTTCTGGCTGTGCAGCAACGCAGAGCCCAAGCTTATGCCAGGCTCAAAAG AGGTTTCGAAGATTTTATGGTTTCGGGAGTAGAATCAACTTACCAAAAGCTATGCAGTGAGATCACTGTTGAATTTGGTGATTGTTCAAAACAG GTCCTTGAAATGGAGTCTCAGTTTCTAACTCCCCATTGCTTCCGCGAGGATCTGGCTCACCTTCTGAGATCTGTTCAAAATCAAGAAAAGATCAAGCTGCAACTG ACCGCCACAATACAAGTCTTGAAAAAAGCTGGCCGTCCCTCAGAGCGTCTGGTTAgtcatgaaaattgtagatacaGTAAGCCAACTGTACATGAATGCGTGCACATCCAGAAGATAACGGAAGCATCAGGCACTGAAGAAGCAGAAGCTGATGCAGAATTTGATAATGCTCTCAAGGACGCTATTCAAGGTGTTCAAGGTGCAGTAACAACAATAAATGAACATTTGGAAGAAGTTAGGTATGAGATTGCAGCACTTGAAGAATAA